In one Magallana gigas chromosome 7, xbMagGiga1.1, whole genome shotgun sequence genomic region, the following are encoded:
- the LOC105325413 gene encoding mitochondrial enolase superfamily member 1 isoform X1 → MSRPTKITSVTVKDIRFPTSLQKDGSDAMHKAPDYSCPYVTIKTDTALEGNGTTFTVGRGNHIVCCAVEVFEKMLVGKQLSDIFDDFGNFWQSLVSEDQIRWLGPEKGVIHLATAAIVNALWDLWAKMENKPLWKLLVDMEPEKLVSTIDFRYMADTLTKEEAINILKKKQDGKKAREEELLANGFPAYTTSCGWLGYSDEKIKKLATEAMAAGWTRFKMKVGADVQDDIRRAKIFRETLAEDMLLMVDANQKWEVQEAIDWMKQMKDYKILWIEEPTNPDDVMGHAAIAEALVPLGIGVATGEMCQNRVMFKQFLKANAMQYCQIDACRLGGVNEVLAVILLAAKFNVPVCPHAGGVALCELVQHLSMFDFVCVSGTMENRMIEFADHLHEHMSSPVVIKGGRYMAPQAAGYLVGIKEQALADFVYPEGAEWQRMFKEGLFQQE, encoded by the exons ATGTCACGTCCAACCAAGATCACCTCGGTTACAGTGAAAGACATCAGATTTCCAACGTCTCTGCAGAAGGATGGATCGGATGCCATG CACAAAGCCCCAGATTATTCATGTCCATATGTCACCATAAAAACAGACACCGCTCTTGAGGGAAATGGCACCACTTTTACAGTTGGACGGGGAAACCACATTG TTTGTTGTGCCGTGGAAGTGTTTGAGAAGATGTTGGTTGGCAAGCAGCTGTCGgacatttttgatgattttggaAATTTCTGGCAGTCTCTAGTTAGTGAGGATCAAATTAGATGG CTTGGTCCAGAGAAAGGTGTGATTCACTTAGCAACTGCAGCCATTGTTAATGCATTGTGGGATCTATGGGCTAAGATGGAAAACAAG CCACTATGGAAATTACTTGTAGACATG GAACCAGAAAAACTTGTATCCACCATtgattttagatacat GGCTGATACATTGACTAAAGAAGAAGCTATAA acaTATTAAAGAAAAAGCAAGATGGGAAGAAAGCAAGAG AGGAAGAACTTTTGGCTAATGGTTTTCCTGCATACACAACTTCCTGTGGCTGGCTCGGATACTcagatgaaaaaattaaaaag ctTGCAACAGAAGCTATGGCTGCAGGATGGACAAG GTTCAAAATGAAAGTAGGAGCAGATGTACAAGATGATATCAGGCGGGCCAAAATCTTCAGAGAGACTTTGGCAGAAGATATGCTGCTG ATGGTGGATGCTAATCAGAAGTGGGAGGTCCAGGAAGCCATTGATTGGATGAAACAAATGAAGGATTACAAGATTCTGTGGATCGAGGAACCCACCAACCCTGATGATGTCATGGGTCACGCTGCAATAGCAGAG GCACTTGTGCCACTGGGTATTGGAGTTGCCACTggagaaatgtgtcagaaccgAGTGATGTTTAAACAGTTCCTGAAGGCCAATGCCATGCAGTACTGTCAGATTGATGCCTGTCGACTGGGCGGGGTCAATGAAGTGCTGGCTGTCATTCTTTTGGCTGCCAAATTCAATG TACCTGTCTGTCCCCATGCAGGGGGTGTGGCATTATGCGAATTAGTTCAACATCTTTCTATGTTTGACTTTGTTTGTGTGTCTGGAACAATGGAAAATAG AATGATAGAGTTTGCAGATCATCTTCATGAACACATGTCGTCCCCAGTTGTCATCAAAGGTGGACGGTACATGGCACCACAG GCTGCAGGCTATCTGGTAGGCATTAAGGAGCAGGCCTTAGCCGACTTTGTTTATCCTGAAGGAGCAGAGTGGCAGAGGATGTTTAAGGAAGGGCTGTTTCAACAAGAATGA
- the LOC105325413 gene encoding mitochondrial enolase superfamily member 1 isoform X2: MSRPTKITSVTVKDIRFPTSLQKDGSDAMHKSPDYSAAFVTLTTDSDITAYGTTFANGRGTDIVCCAVEVFEKMLVGKQLSDIFDDFGNFWQSLVSEDQIRWLGPEKGVIHLATAAIVNALWDLWAKMENKPLWKLLVDMEPEKLVSTIDFRYMADTLTKEEAINILKKKQDGKKAREEELLANGFPAYTTSCGWLGYSDEKIKKLATEAMAAGWTRFKMKVGADVQDDIRRAKIFRETLAEDMLLMVDANQKWEVQEAIDWMKQMKDYKILWIEEPTNPDDVMGHAAIAEALVPLGIGVATGEMCQNRVMFKQFLKANAMQYCQIDACRLGGVNEVLAVILLAAKFNVPVCPHAGGVALCELVQHLSMFDFVCVSGTMENRMIEFADHLHEHMSSPVVIKGGRYMAPQAAGYLVGIKEQALADFVYPEGAEWQRMFKEGLFQQE; encoded by the exons ATGTCACGTCCAACCAAGATCACCTCGGTTACAGTGAAAGACATCAGATTTCCAACGTCTCTGCAGAAGGATGGATCGGATGCCATG CACAAGTCGCCTGATTATTCAGCGGCTTTTGTCACTCTTACAACTGACTCAGATATAACTGCTTATGGGACAACATTTGCTAATGGAAGAGGGACAGACATtg TTTGTTGTGCCGTGGAAGTGTTTGAGAAGATGTTGGTTGGCAAGCAGCTGTCGgacatttttgatgattttggaAATTTCTGGCAGTCTCTAGTTAGTGAGGATCAAATTAGATGG CTTGGTCCAGAGAAAGGTGTGATTCACTTAGCAACTGCAGCCATTGTTAATGCATTGTGGGATCTATGGGCTAAGATGGAAAACAAG CCACTATGGAAATTACTTGTAGACATG GAACCAGAAAAACTTGTATCCACCATtgattttagatacat GGCTGATACATTGACTAAAGAAGAAGCTATAA acaTATTAAAGAAAAAGCAAGATGGGAAGAAAGCAAGAG AGGAAGAACTTTTGGCTAATGGTTTTCCTGCATACACAACTTCCTGTGGCTGGCTCGGATACTcagatgaaaaaattaaaaag ctTGCAACAGAAGCTATGGCTGCAGGATGGACAAG GTTCAAAATGAAAGTAGGAGCAGATGTACAAGATGATATCAGGCGGGCCAAAATCTTCAGAGAGACTTTGGCAGAAGATATGCTGCTG ATGGTGGATGCTAATCAGAAGTGGGAGGTCCAGGAAGCCATTGATTGGATGAAACAAATGAAGGATTACAAGATTCTGTGGATCGAGGAACCCACCAACCCTGATGATGTCATGGGTCACGCTGCAATAGCAGAG GCACTTGTGCCACTGGGTATTGGAGTTGCCACTggagaaatgtgtcagaaccgAGTGATGTTTAAACAGTTCCTGAAGGCCAATGCCATGCAGTACTGTCAGATTGATGCCTGTCGACTGGGCGGGGTCAATGAAGTGCTGGCTGTCATTCTTTTGGCTGCCAAATTCAATG TACCTGTCTGTCCCCATGCAGGGGGTGTGGCATTATGCGAATTAGTTCAACATCTTTCTATGTTTGACTTTGTTTGTGTGTCTGGAACAATGGAAAATAG AATGATAGAGTTTGCAGATCATCTTCATGAACACATGTCGTCCCCAGTTGTCATCAAAGGTGGACGGTACATGGCACCACAG GCTGCAGGCTATCTGGTAGGCATTAAGGAGCAGGCCTTAGCCGACTTTGTTTATCCTGAAGGAGCAGAGTGGCAGAGGATGTTTAAGGAAGGGCTGTTTCAACAAGAATGA